One window of the Oncorhynchus clarkii lewisi isolate Uvic-CL-2024 chromosome 19, UVic_Ocla_1.0, whole genome shotgun sequence genome contains the following:
- the LOC139374147 gene encoding lecithin retinol acyltransferase-like, giving the protein MITFLQLLSLFFIASKVDEEDKDKDSKYDLSLYKRGDLLEVPRTLFTHFGIYLGNNRVAHFIPDILPVFTKNKAAIGKMVTNNRLILGVIAKSASVRVDSLADFAYGSEILVNHMDKLCSQPPLEGDEVARRAEKLMGSMTYSLLWYNCEHYVMYCRYGMAISYQTYQFCLTVRKIICSRMNAYLTALCGTGTVLYLGSVTLLNTVPTLLVPFTIWMAS; this is encoded by the exons ATGATTACCTTCCTCCAACTCCTCAGCCTCTTCTTCATTGCTTCCAAAGTGGATGAAGAGGACAAGGACAAAGACTCTAAGTATGACCTGTCCTTGTACAAACGTGGCGACCTTTTGGAAGTTCCTAGAACTCTCTTCACCCATTTCGGCATCTACCTGGGCAACAACCGGGTGGCCCACTTCATCCCGGACATCCTTCCGGTATTCACCAAGAACAAGGCTGCCATCGGCAAGATGGTGACCAACAACCGGCTGATTCTAGGGGTGATCGCCAAGTCGGCGAGCGTCAGGGTGGACTCGTTGGCGGATTTCGCGTATGGCTCGGAGATCCTGGTCAACCACATGGACAAGCTGTGCAGCCAGCCCCCCCTGGAGGGGGACGAGGTGGCCAGGAGGGCAGAGAAGCTCATGGGCTCCATGACCTACAGTTTGCTGTGGTACAACTGTGAACACTACGTCATGTACTGCCGCTATGGCATGGCCATCAGCTACCAGACCTACCAG TTCTGTTTGACAGTGAGGAAGATCATCTGCAGCAGGATGAACGCCTACCTCACAGCCCTGTGTGGAACGGGCACCGTGTTATACCTGGGCTCCGTAACGCTGCTCAACACAGTACCCACCCTGCTCGTCCCCTTCACCATCTGGATGGCATCGTAA